One genomic segment of Cottoperca gobio chromosome 21, fCotGob3.1, whole genome shotgun sequence includes these proteins:
- the dbr1 gene encoding lariat debranching enzyme — MKIAVEGCCHGELDKIYETIAYLEKKEAVKVELLLCCGDFQAVRNEGDLKCMAVPVKYRTMQTFYKYYSGEKKAPVLTIFIGGNHEASNYMQELPYGGWVAPNIYYLGYAGVIRYKGIRIGGLSGIFKSRDFRRGHHEFPPYNPDTLRSVYHIRNIEVFKLKQIQKPMDIFMSHDWPRGIYYYGSTGELLRKKKFLRQEVESNTLGSPAAEELLAHLQPSYWFSAHLHVKFAAVMQHAPKANAAPRVTKFLSLDKCLPYREFLQIVDFPDRPGSSEGLEYDPEWLAILKSTNHLQRTTPHPWNPPENNGLHDRWDFRPSEAAMMQVMEDLSGELAIPDNFSQTVPPYDPNKPQPHAPPSCTTNPQTTELCATFGLTDLYAHVCQGGGDLGRLQGSTGGEDDDDEDAHSVGSAEEPSEYPTDTSGFSSSINPDEITIEDEWEEEEGEEEGGAKSAAVKGDQLSAAEGHTPGRMVLPAPKSDAPNPSHMMNLPPPAHSTPAALPHATREREEDCEGEDEDASAVRILKRTSDESEAPGSKSTTPKIKRRNQVIYTTVEDDEGED, encoded by the exons ATGAAGATTGCGGTAGAAGGCTGTTGCCATGGCGAGCTGGACAAGATCTACGAGACCATCGCCTATCTGGAGAAGAAGGAAGCGGTGAAAGTGGAGCTGCTGCTTTGCTGCGGAGACTTCCAAGCAGTGCGGAATGAAGGAGACTTGAAGTGCATGGCCGTACCAGTCAAGTACAGAACGATGCAGACCTTTTACAA ATACTATTCTGGAGAGAAAAAGGCTCCTGTCCTGACCATCTTCATCGGAGGGAACCATGAGGCGTCCAACTACATGCAGGAGCTGCCTTATGGCGGCTGGGTGGCACCCAACATTTATTATCTGG GTTACGCTGGTGTTATTCGCTACAAAGGGATTAGAATTGGTGGTTTATCTGGAATCTTCAAATCCCGTGACTTCAGAAGGG GCCACCATGAATTCCCTCCATACAACCCTGACACACTCCGCAGTGTGTACCACATCCGAAATATCGAGGTGTTCAAACTGAAACAG ATCCAGAAGCCAATGGACATCTTCATGAGCCACGACTGGCCTCGTGGAATCTACTACTACGGGAGCACGGGGGAGTTGTTGCGAAAGAAGAAGTTTCTGCGTCAGGAAGTGGAGTCCAACACTCTGGGAAGTCCAGCTGCTGAGGAGCTGCTGGCTCACCTCCAGCCCAGCTACTGGTTCTCTGCACATCTTCATGTGAAGTTTGCTGCCGTGATGCAGCACGCG CCCAAAGCTAATGCTGCACCACGTGTCACCAAATTCCTTTCCCTGGACAAATGTCTTCCCTACAGGGAATTCTTACAG ATTGTGGATTTTCCAGACAGACCGGGTTCATCTGAGGGTCTTGAGTATGATCCAGAGTGGCTCGCTATTCTGAAGTCCACCAACCATCTGCAGAGGACCACCCCTCACCCCTGGAACCCCCCGGAGAATAACGGCCTGCACGACCG GTGGGACTTCAGACCTTCAGAGGCGGCCATGATGCAGGTGATGGAGGATCTCAGCGGTGAACTTGCCATTCCAGACAACTTTAGCCAGACTGTGCCGCCCTATGACCCCAACAAGCCCCAGCCCCATGCCCCTCCCAGCTGTACCACCAACCCTCAGACGACCGAGCTCTGCGCCACGTTCGGCCTCACAGACCTCTACGCCCACGTTTGCCAGGGAGGTGGCGACTTGGGGAGACTTCAGGGCAGTACCGGCGGGGAGGACGACGACGATGAAGATGCGCATAGTGTAGGAAGTGCGGAAGAGCCCAGCGAGTACCCGACCGACACTTCGGGATTCTCCAGTTCAATAAATCCCGATGAGATCACAATAGAGGATgagtgggaggaagaggagggcgAGGAGGAAGGCGGGGCCAAGTCAGCGGCAGTGAAGGGAGATCAGCTCTCTGCAGCTGAAGGCCACACGCCCGGCCGCATGGTTCTGCCCGCGCCCAAATCTGATGCGCCCAATCCATCCCACATGATGAACCTGCCTCCTCCCGCCCACTCGACCCCGGCAGCGCTGCCTCACGCCAcgcgagaaagggaagaagaCTGTGAGGGCGAGGACGAAGACGCCTCGGCTGTGCGTATCCTAAAACGTACCAGCGACGAGTCCGAGGCTCCCGGCAGTAAAAGTACAACGCCCAAAATCAAACGCAGAAACCAGGTCATCTATACAACAGTGGAGGACGACGAGGGTGAGGATTAG